In a genomic window of Candidatus Binataceae bacterium:
- a CDS encoding GNAT family protein has product MAAAADIRLRRWHPGDAAALTRYANNHNVSRSLGEPFPFPYTNADAEAWIALCNQTDEPVLNFAIDLSGEAIGSIGFVRLTDVRRLTAEIGYWIGEPFWGRGIATTALVAATTYGFDALGLARIQAGVFEGNPASARVLEKAGYTLEGRLLRSIIKEGRILDSLLYSRIR; this is encoded by the coding sequence ATGGCTGCGGCCGCGGACATTCGCCTCCGCCGATGGCATCCAGGCGACGCCGCCGCGCTGACCCGCTATGCGAACAATCACAACGTCTCGCGCTCGCTCGGCGAACCCTTTCCATTTCCATATACCAACGCCGACGCGGAAGCCTGGATTGCGCTATGCAATCAGACGGATGAGCCCGTACTCAACTTTGCCATTGATCTGAGCGGCGAGGCGATCGGTTCAATTGGTTTCGTGCGGCTTACCGATGTCCGCCGACTGACGGCCGAGATCGGCTACTGGATTGGCGAACCCTTTTGGGGACGCGGCATCGCCACCACCGCGCTAGTCGCCGCAACCACGTATGGGTTTGACGCGCTCGGACTCGCGAGAATCCAGGCGGGCGTTTTCGAGGGAAATCCGGCGTCGGCGCGTGTGCTGGAAAAGGCCGGCTACACCCTTGAAGGCCGCCTGCTGCGCAGCATCATCAAGGAAGGGCGGATTCTCGATTCGCTGCTCTATTCGCGAATCCGCTGA
- a CDS encoding class I SAM-dependent methyltransferase, with the protein MVGADYQAVTETAGVRITREALAMALTRYVLAAGFCDGKRVLEAGCGAGQGLGILARRAACVVGGDYDPRLIAAAGRHYRERAGLVRLDAQALPFADHSFDVVILFEAIYYIARPDRFVSEARRVLDRAGTLIVCSANPERADFNPSPFSTRYLSARELAGLMRAEGFEPQLAGAFPIDHVSMRGRTIATLRKGAIAMGLMPKTMKGKQLLKRLFMGRLVEAPTELEGDTGTVEELSPLALDQPAKAYKVIFAVGRLSVAP; encoded by the coding sequence ATGGTTGGAGCTGATTATCAGGCGGTTACGGAGACCGCCGGCGTCAGAATCACGCGCGAGGCGCTCGCGATGGCGCTCACGCGCTATGTCCTTGCCGCCGGCTTTTGCGACGGCAAGCGGGTGCTCGAAGCTGGATGCGGCGCCGGGCAGGGGCTGGGAATCCTCGCCAGGCGGGCGGCGTGTGTGGTTGGCGGCGACTACGATCCGCGGCTGATCGCGGCGGCGGGCCGCCACTATCGCGAGCGTGCCGGCTTGGTGCGCCTCGATGCGCAGGCGCTCCCTTTCGCCGATCACAGTTTCGACGTCGTGATTTTGTTTGAAGCGATCTATTACATTGCGCGGCCCGATCGGTTCGTCAGCGAGGCGCGCCGGGTACTCGATCGCGCTGGGACTCTGATCGTCTGTTCGGCCAATCCCGAGCGCGCAGACTTCAATCCAAGCCCGTTCAGCACGCGCTATCTGAGCGCGCGGGAACTGGCCGGATTGATGCGCGCGGAAGGTTTCGAGCCGCAGCTCGCAGGCGCGTTTCCGATCGATCACGTTTCTATGCGCGGCCGCACGATCGCGACGTTGCGCAAGGGGGCGATCGCGATGGGGCTGATGCCCAAAACCATGAAGGGCAAGCAGCTCCTCAAGCGCCTGTTTATGGGGCGGCTGGTCGAGGCGCCCACCGAACTGGAGGGTGATACCGGAACGGTGGAAGAGCTAAGTCCGCTCGCGCTCGATCAACCTGCGAAGGCTTACAAGGTGATCTTCGCGGTGGGCCGCCTGAGTGTCGCGCCCTGA
- the recA gene encoding recombinase RecA, whose translation MAQEIKTKALDLALSQIEKQFGKGSIMKLGEQAIVADIAVIPTGSLGLDIALGVGGLPRGRVVEIYGPESSGKTTLALECIAEAQKLGGIGAFIDAEHALDASYARKLGVNVEDLLISQPDNGEQALEITETLVQSGAVDILVIDSVAALVPRAEIEGEMGEPQMGLQARLMSQALRKLTSIISRSRTIVIFINQIRMKIGVMFGNPETTTGGNALKFYSSVRIDIRRIGTIKSANEVVGSRTKVKVVKNKVAPPFREAEFDILYGTGISKEGELVDLAAEHNIVEKLGAWYSYGGERIGQGRENARDLLKANPKIADEIEAKVRDKLKAKIAAPAPLAEDSEAAEDEPAPSPKRRG comes from the coding sequence ATGGCTCAGGAAATCAAGACCAAGGCGCTCGATCTGGCGTTAAGTCAGATCGAAAAACAGTTCGGCAAGGGCTCGATCATGAAGCTCGGCGAGCAGGCGATCGTGGCCGATATCGCGGTGATTCCCACCGGCTCGCTTGGACTCGACATCGCGCTCGGCGTCGGCGGGCTGCCGCGCGGCCGCGTCGTCGAAATTTACGGCCCTGAATCATCGGGCAAGACCACGCTTGCGCTGGAGTGCATCGCGGAGGCGCAGAAGCTCGGTGGTATCGGCGCGTTTATCGACGCCGAGCACGCGCTCGACGCGAGCTATGCGCGCAAGCTAGGCGTCAATGTCGAGGACTTGCTGATCTCGCAGCCCGACAATGGCGAACAGGCGCTGGAAATCACCGAGACGCTGGTGCAGTCCGGCGCCGTGGACATCCTCGTAATCGATTCGGTCGCCGCGCTGGTGCCGCGCGCCGAGATCGAAGGCGAGATGGGCGAGCCGCAGATGGGCTTGCAGGCGCGGCTGATGTCGCAGGCCCTGCGCAAGCTCACCTCGATCATTTCGCGCTCGCGCACGATCGTAATTTTTATCAACCAGATTCGGATGAAGATCGGGGTGATGTTCGGGAATCCCGAAACCACGACCGGCGGCAACGCGCTGAAATTTTACTCGTCGGTGCGCATCGATATCCGCCGCATCGGCACGATCAAGAGCGCCAACGAAGTCGTCGGCTCGCGCACGAAAGTCAAAGTCGTCAAGAACAAGGTTGCGCCGCCGTTCCGTGAGGCCGAATTCGACATTCTCTACGGCACCGGCATCTCGAAAGAGGGTGAGTTGGTGGATTTGGCGGCAGAGCACAATATCGTCGAGAAACTCGGCGCATGGTACTCGTACGGCGGCGAGCGAATCGGCCAGGGGCGCGAGAATGCGCGCGATCTGCTCAAGGCCAATCCCAAAATCGCCGACGAGATCGAAGCCAAGGTGCGCGACAAGCTCAAGGCGAAAATCGCCGCACCGGCGCCGCTCGCGGAAGACAGCGAGGCCGCAGAGGACGAACCCGCGCCATCGCCGAAACGCCGCGGCTAA
- a CDS encoding DegT/DnrJ/EryC1/StrS family aminotransferase codes for MSYKVPFVDPREHYRKLKAEIDFAITDTLARGDLVLRGQLRSFEENLARFVGVNYAIGVNSGYDALHLSLRAAKIGAGDEVITVAHTFAASVSAIVNAGARPVLIDVGPDYNMDMSRVEAAVTARTRAIMPVHLNGRVCNMERLQQLATRHQLTIIEDAAQALGARFAGQMAGSFGRTGCFSFYPFKTLGGLGDGGAVTTDDPEIARTVTLLRFNGEDRETGEFHYHGYTALLDNVQAAVLDVKLRHLPQWIDHRRAVAERYRAGLEGCDGLRLPHFPDERYFDSFQNYVIRTTRRDALREHLCEQGVETLVHWPKPMWEHAGLGLKNPGLPETAAICREVISLPMSAETTFEQVDYTADVIRKFFA; via the coding sequence ATGAGTTATAAGGTTCCCTTCGTCGATCCGCGCGAGCATTACCGCAAGCTCAAGGCCGAAATTGATTTCGCGATAACTGATACTTTGGCGCGGGGCGATCTCGTGCTGCGCGGCCAACTGCGCTCGTTCGAGGAGAACCTCGCGCGGTTCGTCGGAGTCAATTACGCCATCGGCGTCAACAGCGGTTACGACGCGCTGCATCTTTCGCTGCGCGCGGCGAAGATCGGCGCCGGCGATGAAGTGATCACGGTGGCGCATACTTTTGCCGCCAGCGTTTCGGCGATCGTCAATGCCGGCGCGCGGCCGGTGCTGATCGATGTCGGGCCGGACTACAACATGGATATGAGCCGGGTCGAGGCGGCCGTCACGGCGCGCACCCGGGCGATCATGCCGGTCCATCTGAACGGCCGGGTTTGTAATATGGAGCGGCTGCAACAGCTCGCGACGCGCCATCAACTGACAATTATCGAAGACGCGGCGCAAGCCCTGGGCGCGCGCTTCGCGGGCCAGATGGCTGGGTCGTTCGGGCGCACCGGATGCTTCAGTTTTTATCCGTTCAAAACGCTCGGCGGACTGGGCGACGGCGGCGCGGTCACGACCGACGACCCCGAGATCGCGCGAACCGTTACGCTGCTGCGCTTCAACGGCGAGGATCGCGAGACCGGCGAATTCCATTATCACGGCTATACCGCCCTGCTCGACAACGTGCAGGCCGCGGTGCTGGACGTGAAGCTGCGGCACTTGCCGCAGTGGATCGATCATCGCCGCGCCGTCGCGGAGCGCTATCGCGCGGGACTTGAGGGTTGTGACGGCTTGCGCCTGCCGCACTTTCCCGATGAGCGCTATTTTGACAGTTTTCAGAACTACGTGATTCGCACGACGCGGCGCGACGCCCTGCGCGAGCATCTTTGCGAGCAGGGGGTCGAGACTCTGGTCCATTGGCCGAAACCGATGTGGGAACATGCGGGGCTGGGCCTGAAGAATCCGGGCTTGCCGGAGACCGCGGCTATCTGCCGCGAAGTCATCTCGCTGCCGATGAGCGCCGAGACCACGTTCGAGCAGGTCGATTATACGGCAGACGTCATTCGGAAATTTTTCGCGTGA
- a CDS encoding pyridoxal phosphate-dependent aminotransferase, whose protein sequence is MALGLSKRAARITQAEIRVMTIECEKAGGINLAQGVCDTETPLPVRRGAQAAIEEGVNSYTRFDGLAELRQAIASKLRASSGIIADPETEITVSAGSTGAFYCACLALLDPGDEVILFEPFYGYHLNTIEAVGAVAGFVRTHPPDWSFDARELEAAITPRTRGIMVNTPGNPSGKVYTRAELELIARVAERHDLFVFTDEIYEHFLYDGRPHLSPAALPELKERTIAISGFSKTYSITGWRIGYSVAPRRFAEIIGHMNDLIYVCAPAPLQLGVARGVAELGADYYEALTVEYTAKRERICRALDGAGLTPHIPQGAYYVLADTSRLPGATGKARAMHLLQRAGVASVPGEAFYHDDHGHNLARFCFAKHDDELDEACRRLARLD, encoded by the coding sequence ATGGCCCTGGGGCTGAGCAAGCGCGCTGCGCGCATCACGCAAGCCGAGATCCGCGTGATGACGATCGAGTGCGAGAAAGCCGGCGGCATCAATCTGGCCCAGGGCGTCTGCGATACCGAGACTCCGTTGCCAGTGCGGCGCGGAGCGCAAGCCGCGATCGAGGAGGGTGTCAACAGCTACACCCGCTTCGACGGGCTCGCGGAATTGCGTCAGGCGATCGCGAGCAAGCTGCGCGCGTCGAGCGGAATCATCGCCGACCCGGAAACCGAGATCACGGTGAGCGCGGGCTCGACCGGGGCCTTTTACTGCGCCTGTCTGGCGCTGCTCGATCCCGGCGATGAGGTCATCCTGTTCGAGCCGTTCTATGGCTACCACCTCAACACGATCGAGGCGGTGGGGGCAGTGGCCGGTTTCGTGCGGACGCATCCGCCGGACTGGAGCTTCGACGCGCGCGAGCTCGAGGCGGCGATCACGCCGCGCACGCGCGGGATCATGGTCAACACGCCGGGCAATCCCTCGGGCAAGGTTTATACACGCGCCGAACTCGAACTAATCGCACGGGTTGCGGAGCGTCATGATCTGTTCGTCTTCACCGACGAGATTTACGAGCACTTTCTCTACGATGGCCGCCCGCATCTGAGCCCAGCGGCGCTCCCCGAACTGAAGGAACGCACGATCGCGATCTCAGGCTTCTCGAAGACCTACAGCATCACGGGCTGGCGGATCGGCTACAGCGTCGCGCCGCGCCGCTTCGCCGAGATCATCGGTCACATGAACGATCTGATCTACGTCTGCGCGCCGGCGCCGCTGCAACTCGGAGTCGCGCGCGGCGTCGCCGAACTCGGCGCGGACTATTACGAAGCGCTGACGGTCGAATACACCGCCAAGCGCGAGCGTATCTGCCGCGCCCTCGATGGCGCCGGGCTGACCCCGCATATCCCGCAGGGCGCCTACTACGTGCTCGCCGATACCTCGCGCCTCCCCGGCGCGACCGGCAAGGCGCGCGCGATGCATCTGTTACAGCGCGCCGGCGTCGCCAGCGTACCGGGCGAGGCTTTTTATCACGACGATCACGGCCACAACCTCGCACGCTTTTGTTTCGCCAAGCACGACGACGAGCTCGACGAAGCCTGCCGCCGTCTTGCCCGTCTCGATTAA
- a CDS encoding RNA-binding protein → MPSKLYVGNLAYSVTNSDLENLFAQAGQVQTATVIMDKFSGQSKGFGFVEMANSDEASKAIAQFNDSELKGRNIKVNEAKPRESSFGGNRNGGGGGGGGDRGRNRW, encoded by the coding sequence ATGCCCAGCAAATTGTACGTAGGCAATCTGGCCTACTCGGTAACCAACAGCGACTTGGAGAACTTGTTTGCGCAGGCCGGCCAGGTGCAAACTGCCACGGTCATCATGGACAAGTTTTCCGGCCAATCGAAAGGCTTCGGCTTTGTCGAGATGGCGAATTCGGACGAAGCCTCGAAGGCGATCGCGCAGTTCAACGATTCTGAGCTCAAGGGCAGGAATATCAAGGTGAACGAAGCCAAGCCGCGCGAATCGAGTTTTGGCGGCAACCGGAACGGTGGTGGCGGCGGCGGCGGCGGGGACCGCGGCCGCAATCGCTGGTAG